One genomic segment of Desulfobulbaceae bacterium includes these proteins:
- a CDS encoding P-II family nitrogen regulator has translation MKKIEAIIKPFKLDAVKDALNEKGVSGMTLSEVKGYGRQKGHQEIYRGAEYNVDFVPKIKLELVVKASDVDSIVECIRKAALTEKIGDGKIFVLPVEEAIRVRTGEKGRDAI, from the coding sequence ATGAAAAAAATAGAGGCAATTATTAAGCCCTTTAAGCTTGATGCTGTAAAAGACGCCCTTAATGAAAAAGGTGTCAGCGGCATGACTCTCAGTGAAGTGAAAGGCTATGGTCGCCAAAAGGGCCACCAGGAGATATATCGTGGTGCTGAATATAATGTCGATTTTGTGCCCAAAATTAAACTTGAACTGGTTGTGAAGGCATCTGATGTTGACAGCATAGTTGAATGTATCCGCAAGGCCGCCCTGACTGAGAAAATTGGTGATGGAAAGATATTTGTGTTGCCGGTGGAGGAGGCGATTAGAGTCAGGACAGGCGAAAAAGGCAGGGATGCAATTTAA